The nucleotide sequence CGCGTCGGTCGTGACGTTCGCCTCGTAGAGGCGGCCGGCGAGCGGGTAGGGGACGGCGTCGCGGCTAGGCCGGAGATTCTTGACCGTGTAACCGATTTCGCTGCTGAAGTCCGACAGCGAGTAGAAATCCTTGAGCGTCTCCTGGACGCCGAAACCCTTGATGTTGTTGATCGCCGATGCAGGCGCGAGGGGGGAGACGGCGAACAGCGCTGCCGCGCCGACGATGGCGCCTGCGATACGGGTCTTCTTCACTGAAAGGTTCCTTCCGCAACTAGTGTGCGATGCGGTTACCCCGGGCCTGCATCAGCAAACGAGATTGCCACGTGGCGATCGCAATCCGTCACATTCCGGACGGCGTGCGGTGCTAGGCAGCGAATTCCGGCTTGAGCCGGCAGTGCTTGAAGTGCAGGCAGACGGTGGTGCCGTCAGCGGTACCGTCGATCTTCACGTCGTCGGCCATCGCATGCATCAAGGCGATGCCGCGGCCGCGTTGACCACGCGGGGATCCGGGCACCGGTTCGATCCACGTCCCGTGGTCGGTCACGCAGATGACGACCATGGCGGTGGGCACGTCGAGGCTGACGTCGAGGACCATCGGGCCCGGCGTCTCGCGGCCGCGGTACGCGTGATCGGCGCAGTTGGCCAGCGCCTCGCACACCGTGACGAGGATGTCGGCCCGGCGTTCACCGCTGACCTCCAAGGTGTCGGCGATCCAATCGTCGACCATCAGGCGCAGTGCCGTGGCGGTGCGTGCGTCGGCAGGACCGCGCTGTTGCCAGCGCGTGCGCACCGCATTGGACGTGATCACCATGCCGGGGGTGATACCCACCACATCGCCGGTCCCAATCGCCGCCGGGTCGCCTTTTCCGATCCGTGACGCGCGCGGGTCCGTTGCGTGCCGCGTGGAGTCCATGGCTGCCCATCCGTCGGTTCGACCGCGTCGGCGCCAACGGTCCGTGTTCTCGACGCCGTGAGGACATCATTCGTCGGCGGCGGCGTCTTCGCTCGCGGATCGCGCATCTTCGTCGCGGACCGGTGCGCGCGCCCACTAGGTTCGACGTCGTGGCGCTCTCCCCGGACATCGTCGGCCTGACGTACCTGTATCCCGATCACTTCGAGGTCGGGCGCGAGAAGATCCGCGAGTACGCCGCGGCCGTCCAGAACGACGACGCCGCCTACACCGACGAGGACGCCGCCCGCGCACTCGGCCACGACGCGCTGCTGGCGCCGCTCACGTTCATCTCCATCTTCGGGCTGCAGGCACAGATGGCGTTCTTCGAGCACGCCAACATCCCGATCACCGAGGAGAAGATCGTCCAGGTCGAGCAGGGTTTGGTGTTCCTGCGACCGATCAAGGCCGGCGACAAGCTGTACTGCCACATCCGGCTGGACTCGCTGCGCCGGCAGTTCGGCGCCGACGTCCTGACGATCCGCAGCCGCATCACGAATCAGAACGGCGAGGTCGTGCAGGAGGACTACACGACGATGGCGGGTCGCACCGAGACCGAGGACTAAAGGGTCAGCGGAAGCGCACGTTCAGCGTCGCCAGGCCGAAGATCTTGCGGGCACCGGACTTCGCGGATACCAACAGGACGCCGGTCCGAGTCTCGGGGTCGAGGGACTTGACCCGGCCGCTGAACTCGATGTCGGCACCCTCCTTGGCCGGCACGATGGCCGGCGCGGACAGCCGCACGGCGAAGCGCGTGGCCGCACCGGGATCGCCGGACCACGCTGAGGCGAAACCGGCGCCCAGGCCCATCGTGAGCATGCCGTGCGCGATGACGTCGGGCAGACCGGCCAGCTTGGCGAGGTCCTCGTCCCAGTGGATGGGGTTGGCGTCACCGGCGACACCGGAGTAATTGACGAGGTCGCCGCGGGACAGCCGGGCGTGCCGCACCGGCAACTCGTCGCCCACCCGGACGTCGTCGAACGACGGCGTGCCCGGGGAGCGGGCACCGGGATCGGCGATCGTCACCGCCGCCTCCGGGCGCACCTCCTTGGCGTAGGCGGCGTCCGCGTGCCCGATGTCGAGGATGTTCATGTCGTGCATCATCGCGTTCTGCACGGCCGCCTTGACGTCGGCGCCGATGTCCTCGGCGGTCACGCCGACCACGGTGGTGTGCAGCGTGTGCACGCGTTCACCGGCCGCGTCGGTGAACGTGTTGGTGACGGTGATGAGGTCGCGGCCGGCGATGCGGCGCACCGAGGTGAGTTCGACGTCGATGACGAGTTCGTCGCCGGCGACGATCGGGCGGTGCTGTTCGAAGACCTCCTCGGTCTGCATGTAGGTGTCGTAGCCGACCACGATCTCCTCGAACATGCGGCGGTTGCACTGCATGCCCGGAGCCGACGTGAACGTCAGGGGAGCCACCAGGTCCGGGTAGCCCAGCTCGCGGGCGGCGCCGACGTCCCAGTGCGCCGGGTGGTAGTCCTGCACGGCGCGGGCGTACTCGCGGAGCTTCTCGCGCCCGACGAGGTACGTGCCGTCCATCTGGTACCAGTGGCCGACCCGCGCTTCCAGCGGCGACGCGTCTGCTTCTGCGGTCATGTGGGGCTCAACTCTTCCGTCGGCGGTCGGTTCGTGCCGACTCAGCACACTAACGCGCCCCCCGAACGGTGGGTCAATCCACGTCGGACCCGCTCGGCGGCGGTCAGAGGTCGTCGTCGGAGAAGTCCGCGGTGATCCACCGGTCCGGTCGGATCGTGAACAGCACGCTGGGAGCGTCGCCCATGCCGGCGACGAACGCGCGGCCGCCCTCCTCGCCGAGGTACCGGATCGCGATGGACTCGCGCACCTCCCGCGGCGCCGGGTTGGCGGTGTCCACCACCGTTCCCTCGACGACGACGTACTGGTAGGGCGGCTCCTCGCGCTGCGCGACCAGCGTCACCACGCCCGCGTCCTCGATGAGTCGGGCCTTGCGGGAACCCGCGCCGGTGTTGACGAGGATGAGTCCATCGGCGGTGTACTCGTACCAGATCGGCACGCTCGCCGGCGGACGCCCGCCGGTGGCGGCCACGGACAGCACGCCGACGCGCACGTCTCGAAGGAAGGATTGCCGCTCGGTCTCCGAGAAGTGCCTCATGCCCGGTCCGAACGTGGCCGGCGGCGACGCCTATTCCCGGCGACTCTGGCGATTTCGGCGCGCTTTGATGGTCCTCAGCGACGCCGAGCGCGCCGAAATCACACCGCGACGCCGGCCGGCCACCCCGGCGGATCAGTCCGCGCTGTCCGGAGTCTCGCCCGTCGCCTGGAACACCACGCGCCGCCCGATCTCGACCGCATGGTCGGCGAAGCGTTCGTAGAACCGACCGAGCAGTGTCACGTCGACCGCTGCCGCGACGCCGTGCGGCCATTGGCGATCCATCAGCAGCGTGAACAGATGGCGGTGCAGATCGTTCATCGCGTCGTCGTCGTGCCGGAGGCGAGCGGCCCGTTCCGGGTCGGCGGAGAGGACCACGTCCCGCGCAGCGTGGGCGAGGTCGACGGCCACGGTGCCCATCTCGGCGATGACGGCGCTGACGTCGTCGGCGAGCACCTGCGACGGGTGGCGCAACCGCGCGATCTTCGCGACGTGCAGTGCCAGGCCGCCCATGCGTTCGGCGTCGGACACGTTGCGCAGCGTGCTGACGATGGCGCGCAATTCGCCGGCCACCGGTGCCTGCAGCGCCAGCAGGATGAAGGCGGCCTCCTCGAGAGCCGCCTTGCGCTCGACGAGGTCGTCGTGATCGGAGATGACGCGCTCGGCGATGCTCAGATCGGCGTGCAGCAGGCCGTCGGTCGCGCGCTCGATGGCCGTCGCCGCGAGCCCGCACATGTCGGCCAGTCCGGTCGTGAGGGCGTCGAGTCGATCGTGGTAGTCGGAGCGCACCCGTCAACGATAGGCCGTAGTGGCGGTGCGCCGCGTGCCCAGGTGATCGACGGGTGAACGTGTTCCAAGCGGCCGCAACGGGACTGGTGAGGAGGCCGTGCGCGATGGCTTTGGTGCGCCGCCGGCCATCACGCCGTGACCGGTCCGCCGAGGCGGCCGTTGGTGGCATCGCGAATGGCGCGGTCGACCATGGCGAGTGCCTCGTCCTGGGTCACCTTCTCCTTGTCGAGGATCGCCCGGCGACCGACGTCCTCGTCGATGATGCGGAAGGCCGCGGTGACCGCTGCGGCGCAGAGCCGGGCGGTCAGGTCGTCGGCAGGCAGGCGGAGGCGGGCGGCGACGACCGGGACGAACTCGCGTTCCATCTCGTCGTGCACCATGAGGTAGGACGTCCGCAACGCGGGCTCGGTCACCGACAGGGTGGCGATCCGCAACGCGCTGACCTCGTCGGCGATCTCCTGCTCGGACAGGGGATGCGCGGCGGTGTAGGACGCCATGTGGTCGGCGAGCGACAGTTCGTCGGGCCAGCGGCGCGCGAGCGCGATGAAGCGGTGCGCCGACTGTGCGAGCACCGGTTCGACGCACGCCTCCTTGGAGCGGAAGTAGCGCCACACGGTCCTGGTGGACAGGCCCGCGGCCGCGGCGATGTCGTCGCCGGTGGTGTTGGCCACGCCACGGTCCCAGAACAGCGCACACGCGTGCCGTGAGACCTCGAGTCGTGCGCCGGCCTGCTTCGAGGTGGGTGGGGTCCGCCCGTCGTCGTCCGGGATGGCCGCTCACCTCCTCCCCGCCTCGACCTGCAGTCATCTTGTCACTTAGTGACAGAGGCGGTCAAGCGTGGCCGCCGGCCCCGGTCGGAGGGTCAGCCCGTGAGTTCGCCCATCCAGACGCGGTCGGTGGCGTCGTCGAAGACGACAACGGCCAGCGAGGCGTCCTCGGCGTGGTGCACGGACGCGGTCAACGTCGCCGGTACCGGCGTGCCACCGGAGTGGACCAGGGTGACCAGGCGGCGGACCGCTCCGTCGAGCCACGCCATCGGATCCGAGGCGTCGGCGGCCTCGGCGACCACGGCGGCCAACGGCTCGCCGGCGACCGCCCGTCCCAGCAGCGCCGACAGCGCCGCGTTGGCGTCGACGATCACCCCACCATCGGCCACGATCGCCACGGGCACGGGGAAGCGGCCGATCAGCGACGCTGCGGACATCGCCCGAAGTGCCGCGGCCGGCGCGGGCCGTGCGGCGCCGGATTCGTCGCGATCGTCGACCTCGGGACCGCTCATCATGGACACCTCCTCGCCATCGGTCTCCGTGATCGGTCGGGCGTGCCCGACGATTCCGAACGAGGTCGACGCGAACTGTGATGACCGCCACGACGCGGCGCGGCCGGCTCAGCCCTCGGGCAGCGCGGCGAGTCCGGCGACGACGCCGGTGAGGGAGGCCGCGGTCACCGTCGCCTCGCCGAAGACCGGTGAGGGCACGCCTTCGAGCCGGGGACACCATCCGGTGGTGCAGCCGACGCGGCGGGCGCCGTAGACGTCCCAGGAGTGCACGGCGACCAGCGCCATGCGCTCGATCGGCACGTCGGCCCGCTGGGCGGCCAGCCGGTAGGGCTCCGGCGACGGCTTCCAGGCGCGGGCGTCCTCGATCGAGACGACGTCCTCGACGTCGCCGGCGATGCCCGCACGGTCGAGGAAGCCGCGCGTCGACGATGCCGCGCCGTTGGACACCGTGATGACGCGGAACCCTGCCTCCCGCGCAGCGCGGACGGCGTCCACGGCGTCGGGTTGCGGCGTGAGCTGCGTGAAACCGGTGACCGCGTGCTGGACGTCGTCGTCGGACAGCACGTCGACGGTCTCGGCCCGCAGCGCCGACGCGGCGACGGCGGCGAAGGGCTGGAAGTCGCCGGCCGCGGTGAGAGCCATGCCGTCGCGCAGCAGCCGGATGAACCAGCGGTGCAGCAGATCGGCGGGTTGCCCGAGCTGCTCGAGTCGTGCACCGACGACCTCCAGCGATGCGAGTGTCTCGATGACGTCGAAGGCGATCACCTCGGGCCGCAGGCCGGATACGTCGGTCACCGCAGCGCGGTACCCCGAACGGGCGAGGCTTACCCGGCCTCGTTTGCGGGTATGACGGCCGTCCTTCAACAACGGAAAGCCTTCACGCATCGGAAAGGTGGTCGGCGTGAGCCCAGCGACGCAGCGCGACCTGGGCGACTCGGACAGTCCCATCGAGGACGCGCTCGAGGAGACCTTCAACCGGATGATCGACGAGGGCGCCCAGCGCCTGCACCGCGCCTGGCGCGAAGTCCTCGTCACGGGTTTCTTCGGTGGTACCGAAGTCGCCGTCGGCGTCCTGGCCTTCCTCGCGGTGCTGCAGGCGACGGGCAACCACCTGCTCGCGGGACTCGCCTTCGCCATCGGCTTCCTCGCCCTGCTGCTCGGCCGCAGCGAGTTGTTCACCGAGGGCTTCCTGGTACCCGTCACCACCGTCGTGGCCAAGCGGGCGAGCATCCGGCAACTCCTCAAGCTGTGGGGCGGCACGCTGGCCGCCAACCTGATCGGCGGCTGGCTGATCATGTACCTCGTCGTGCGTGCCTTTCCCCGGCTGCACGACCAGATGATCGAATCCGCCGGTCACTTCGCGACCGCTCCGCTCTCGGGTGAGACCGCCGCGTTGGCGGTGCTGGGCGGGATGGTCATCACCCTGATGACCCGCATGCAGCACGGCACCGACTCGGTGCCCGGCAAGATCGCCGCTGCGGTGGCGGGCGCGTTCCTGCTGGCGGGCCTGCAGATGTTCCACTCCATCCTGGATTCGCTGCTGATCTTCGGCGCGCTGTCGACGGGCCGGGCCCCGTTCGGCTACGGCGACTGGGCGGTGTGGTTCGGGTACACGGTGACGCTGAACGTGGTGGGCGGCCTCGTCCTGGTGACCTTGCTCCGCCTCGTCCGCACGAAGGACCGCTTGAAGCAGGAGCGCGCCGAGGCGGAGCAAGAGTGACGGCCCGGAGTGCCCGATTCTGTGCATTCCCTAGGAGTCGTTTCGCCGAGCGCGCGTCGAGGTACCCCTGACTCGGGTTCGGAAGACACCGGACTGAGGAACGAAGGAGTCGCTGACATGGGTATTGCCGACAAGGCCCAGAACAAGATCGATGACCTCGGCGGTCAGGCCAAGGAAGCGGCCGGAAGCGCCACCGGTGACAAGAGCACCGAGAACGAGGGCAAGATCGACCAGGCGAAGGCCAACCTGAAGGACGCCGGCGAGAAGATCAAGGACGCCTTCAAGTAAGTCCGAGCGCCCGCCAGAACGCGTCGCGGCCCGCCACCTTCCGGTGGCGGGCCGCGTTGCGTTCACATCCTCGCGCTTGCGGATGCGATTCCCCTCTGCGACGATACGTGACGTTTCACCTATCGAACGAGGAGCGTCGTGAGCGAAAACGTCGAGGCGGTCAAGCGGGCATACGAGACCGCCGAGAAGAAGGACCTCGAAGGGTGGATCGACGCGTTCACACCGGACGGCGTGTTCACGGACTTCTCCGTCGGTGCCCAGTACCGGGGTCGCGAGCTGGCCGACACCGTGCGCAACTACGGCACCGCGTTCTCCGACATGCACCGCGAGCTCTACCGG is from Mycolicibacterium grossiae and encodes:
- a CDS encoding fused (3R)-hydroxyacyl-ACP dehydratase subunits HadA/HadB → MTAEADASPLEARVGHWYQMDGTYLVGREKLREYARAVQDYHPAHWDVGAARELGYPDLVAPLTFTSAPGMQCNRRMFEEIVVGYDTYMQTEEVFEQHRPIVAGDELVIDVELTSVRRIAGRDLITVTNTFTDAAGERVHTLHTTVVGVTAEDIGADVKAAVQNAMMHDMNILDIGHADAAYAKEVRPEAAVTIADPGARSPGTPSFDDVRVGDELPVRHARLSRGDLVNYSGVAGDANPIHWDEDLAKLAGLPDVIAHGMLTMGLGAGFASAWSGDPGAATRFAVRLSAPAIVPAKEGADIEFSGRVKSLDPETRTGVLLVSAKSGARKIFGLATLNVRFR
- a CDS encoding formate/nitrite transporter family protein, which codes for MSPATQRDLGDSDSPIEDALEETFNRMIDEGAQRLHRAWREVLVTGFFGGTEVAVGVLAFLAVLQATGNHLLAGLAFAIGFLALLLGRSELFTEGFLVPVTTVVAKRASIRQLLKLWGGTLAANLIGGWLIMYLVVRAFPRLHDQMIESAGHFATAPLSGETAALAVLGGMVITLMTRMQHGTDSVPGKIAAAVAGAFLLAGLQMFHSILDSLLIFGALSTGRAPFGYGDWAVWFGYTVTLNVVGGLVLVTLLRLVRTKDRLKQERAEAEQE
- a CDS encoding CsbD family protein, producing the protein MGIADKAQNKIDDLGGQAKEAAGSATGDKSTENEGKIDQAKANLKDAGEKIKDAFK
- a CDS encoding nitrogen regulation protein NR(II); this translates as MMSGPEVDDRDESGAARPAPAAALRAMSAASLIGRFPVPVAIVADGGVIVDANAALSALLGRAVAGEPLAAVVAEAADASDPMAWLDGAVRRLVTLVHSGGTPVPATLTASVHHAEDASLAVVVFDDATDRVWMGELTG
- a CDS encoding ATP-binding protein, coding for MVITSNAVRTRWQQRGPADARTATALRLMVDDWIADTLEVSGERRADILVTVCEALANCADHAYRGRETPGPMVLDVSLDVPTAMVVICVTDHGTWIEPVPGSPRGQRGRGIALMHAMADDVKIDGTADGTTVCLHFKHCRLKPEFAA
- a CDS encoding pyridoxamine 5'-phosphate oxidase family protein, which encodes MRHFSETERQSFLRDVRVGVLSVAATGGRPPASVPIWYEYTADGLILVNTGAGSRKARLIEDAGVVTLVAQREEPPYQYVVVEGTVVDTANPAPREVRESIAIRYLGEEGGRAFVAGMGDAPSVLFTIRPDRWITADFSDDDL
- a CDS encoding TetR/AcrR family transcriptional regulator gives rise to the protein MANTTGDDIAAAAGLSTRTVWRYFRSKEACVEPVLAQSAHRFIALARRWPDELSLADHMASYTAAHPLSEQEIADEVSALRIATLSVTEPALRTSYLMVHDEMEREFVPVVAARLRLPADDLTARLCAAAVTAAFRIIDEDVGRRAILDKEKVTQDEALAMVDRAIRDATNGRLGGPVTA
- a CDS encoding haloacid dehalogenase type II, whose amino-acid sequence is MTDVSGLRPEVIAFDVIETLASLEVVGARLEQLGQPADLLHRWFIRLLRDGMALTAAGDFQPFAAVAASALRAETVDVLSDDDVQHAVTGFTQLTPQPDAVDAVRAAREAGFRVITVSNGAASSTRGFLDRAGIAGDVEDVVSIEDARAWKPSPEPYRLAAQRADVPIERMALVAVHSWDVYGARRVGCTTGWCPRLEGVPSPVFGEATVTAASLTGVVAGLAALPEG
- the phoU gene encoding phosphate signaling complex protein PhoU — encoded protein: MRSDYHDRLDALTTGLADMCGLAATAIERATDGLLHADLSIAERVISDHDDLVERKAALEEAAFILLALQAPVAGELRAIVSTLRNVSDAERMGGLALHVAKIARLRHPSQVLADDVSAVIAEMGTVAVDLAHAARDVVLSADPERAARLRHDDDAMNDLHRHLFTLLMDRQWPHGVAAAVDVTLLGRFYERFADHAVEIGRRVVFQATGETPDSAD
- the hadA gene encoding (3R)-hydroxyacyl-ACP dehydratase subunit HadA — protein: MALSPDIVGLTYLYPDHFEVGREKIREYAAAVQNDDAAYTDEDAARALGHDALLAPLTFISIFGLQAQMAFFEHANIPITEEKIVQVEQGLVFLRPIKAGDKLYCHIRLDSLRRQFGADVLTIRSRITNQNGEVVQEDYTTMAGRTETED